Genomic segment of Campylobacter sp. MIT 99-7217:
ATAGCAAGCAAAAAAGAAAACTCAGCAGCTACTTTGCGATTTAGTCCCAAGAGTAAGCCTCCAACTATACTTGCTCCACTTCTTGATGTCCCAGGTATCATGGCCAGAGATTGGATAATACCAATCATAAAGGCTTGCTTAAATTCCACCTCATCTAGGGAATTGATTTTATAGGCTTTGTCCTTATGGTTGTTTTCGATCAGGATAAAAACAATCCCACCTAAAATCAGCATAAAAGCTACTATATAAGCATTAAAGAGTTGATCTATAAAATTTGAGAGAAAAAAACCAATCACGCCTGTAGGAAAAAAACCTACCGCAAGTTTATACCAAATTTCAAAACCAGCAAAAAGCCTTTTATAAAAGATAAAAATCACGGCAAGTATAGATCCAAGTTGGATAATAATAAGAAAGCTTTGCCAAAAATCAGTGAGTTCTAAATTTAAAATAGAGGTTGTGAGTATCATGTGTCCTGTGGAGCTTACAGGCAAAAACTCCGTAAGTCCTTCAACAACACCTAGTATAAAAGCAAAAATAAGATCCAAAATAAAGCCTTTTGTTCAAATAAAGGGCTAATTATACTCAAAAAGACTTAATAAAGCTTAGAAATTTGAGAATTTATAATCAAAAATAAAAAAGTTTTTAACAACAAATAAATACAAGGAGCTTAAGATCGATTATAATTTTTATGTATAAGTTTTTGCGAATGGGTAAATTTCACTCATTCGCAAATGTGATTTTATATTTTATCTCGTTTTAAAACCCTTTTTATAAAGTAAAACACTACGCCTAAAAAGATCACGAGGCTAAGAAGTTCGCTATTTAAAAATTGAGCGTCTAAAAAGCTTAAAGCAAGAGGATTTTCACTGCCTCCATTAGAGATAGAAAATACCGTGATGATAGCAATGACAACACCAACAAGGCTTTCACCTACAATAAGTCCCGAGGCGAATAAAATGCCCTTATTTTCTTTGCGTTCTATGCTTTCTTTGTCTTTGAATTGGGTTTGTAATTTCTTGCGTAGTAAGAAAGCTACAAGTCCGCCTATAACGATAGGAATACTCACAGCAGGTGGCAAATAAACGCCTATGCCCACAGCTAAAGGTGGAAGAGCTAGCTTGCTAAGCTTTCTTAATATCTTATCAAGAAGTATGATGATGATACCTAGCAATACACCAAAGCCTATTAAAGTATAGTCTATATCATCGTTGAAGATACCTTGTGATAGGGTCGCCATTAAATTTGCCTGAGGAGCAGCTAAAGCAGCACTTGCGTCCATTCCCTCTCTTGGCAAGCTTCCTACAAAGCCATAAGCTTGGTATAAAAGTTCTAAAACCGGAGCAATAGCCAAAGCACCAAAAAAACAACCCACAATCAAGGCAATTTGTTGTCTAAAGGGACTTGCACCGACTAAATAACCCGTTTTTAAATCCTGTAAATTATCATTTGAAATAGCAGCCGTAGCTAAAATAGCACTTGTGATAAATATAGCTAGGGCAATAGCAAATTTGATCATCAAAGGATCATTACTTAAATTTGCAGACACAATCAAAAGTAAAACCACAAAGGAAGAGACGATCACCCCTATAATCCCTATGCCTGAAATTGGACTTGATGAAGAACCGACAAGTCCTGCCATATATCCACAAGTTGCTGCAACGAAAAAGCCAATTAAAACAGCTATCAAAACTCCAACGCTAGAAAATAAAAGACAAAGACCAAATGAAAGCTCCATTTCATTTACAAAGCTATAAAAACTTACAAAAAGTCCAAGTACCATAAGTACGAAAAAAATGACTATGGTTTTGAAAGAAAGATCTTTATTTTTTAAGTCATTTGTTTGCTCTTCACTTAAATTTACACGCTTAAAGGTTGCTTTCAATCCCTCAAAAACACTTTTGCTTAGTTCAAAGAGAGTCCAAAGTGCAGCCGTTGCGATTATGCCTGTGCCGATGAGTCTTACCTTATCTTTCCAAATACCAAAAGCAAAATCACTTAAACTTCCGTCCGTAAAAACACTTTGAGCAGAAAAATAAGGCACTAAAATTCCCCAAGCAAGAAAAATTCCTATAAAAAGAGCCACACTTGCAAGTAAGCCGATAAGATATCCAGCTCCTAAAAGAGCTAAAGAATACCCCATAGAAAAGCAAAATGCCATTTTTGAAGCCATAAAAGCTACCGCACTTTCTCCAACTAAAAGTTTAAAGCCATTCGAACAAAGACTAACTAAGCCAGCGATTAATGCCCCTAAAGAAATTTCTTTAAGTCCAGCTCTTGAACCTTTTTCCATGTCTTTTTCTTTATCAACAGCTTTTAAAATTTCAGCCGCAGCTATGCCCTCAGGATAAGCAAGCTTACTTTCTACAACCATAGCCTTTCTTAAGGGTATGGTAAAAAGAACACCTAAAACACCTCCACAAAAACATAACATAAAGGTTTGCCAAAGATTAAAATCATTCCAATACCCTACTATAAAGAGTCCGGGCAAGACAAAAATAACGGCAGATAGTGTTCCAGCTGCTGAAACTTGAGTTTGAACCATATTGTTTTCAAGTATATTTGAGCTTTTAAAAAGACTAAACACGGCTACAGCGATAACTACAGCTGGAATAGAACTTGAAAAAGTAAGCCCTACTTTTAAGCCTAAATACACATTAGAAGCAGTAAATATAAGAGTTAAAATAGCCCCTAAAAACATGCCTCTAAAGGTAAGTTCTTTGATTTGTTTGTTCATATTTACCTTTCTTGAATGGCGTTTAAATCTTAAGGATTTATTAAATTTAGAGGGCTTTATTTTATAATAGCTTTGCTTAAAAAATAATTTAACTTAAGATTTTATTTATATAAATAAAAAATAAGGCAAATTTTGTTATAATTTTTCAAAATTTTATGATTTTTGAGAGGATTATTTTATGAATAAGGACTTTTTTCAGCATTTTTTAATGCTTTCTCAGTTTGAGAGCATCGTTATATTGGTCATTTTATTTGCGATATTTTATGTGCTTAAAAAAATGGGTGATTTTAAGGTGGGCTTTAGCTTTCGTATGCTTTTTGCTTTAGTTGTTGGTTTAGTTTTTGGCTTTGTTTTACAATACATAGCTATAAATAACATTGGTGTGCTTTGGTATGATGAGGCAAAGCATTGGTTTGGATTTTTTAGCTCCGTTTTTGTTGCTTTTATAAAAATGCTTGTTATCCCTTTGATCAGTGTTTGTATTGTTAAGGTGATCATAGAGATAGATAAAAATATAAAGATTTCTTCTTTGCTTGGTGTAGGATTGTTTTGGATACTTTTTAGTACGGCTATTGCTGCTATTTTGGGTGTTATTTTGGCTTATAGCTTTAATTTGGGAGAAAGCTTTGCTATACAAGAGGGTACAAGACAAATTCGAGAAATTCAAACCTTTTCTAGTATTATACTTGGTCTTATTCCGAGTAATATCATACAAGCTACAAATAAAGAAAATGTCATTGCTATCGTTATTTTTGCCTTTTTTGTTGGAATTTGTGCAAAAAGAATTTCAAAGAAAGAAGAGTATGAAGGAGCTTTTAAGAGCTTTGAGGGTTTTGTTTTTAGTTTTTATGGTTTGATGATGAGCATGACGGCTTTAGTGATTAAATTTATGCCTTATGCTGTAGTTTGTATGATGGCAAATGTTTTATTAAGAAATGGTTTTGAGGCTATTAGAACAGCCGGACTTTTTATAATCCTTACCTATGTGGCTATGTTTATTATGTTTGGGGTGCATTTTTTACTTCTAGCTTCTCAGGGCTTAAATCCTATGAAATATATGAAAAAAGCTTTTCCTGTATGGCTTTTTGCTTTTAGTTCCCGTTCATCTTTAGGCACTTTGCCTATGACTATTTCAACCTTACAAAATAAACTTGGCGTAAGCTCTGCAGTAGCAAATTTTGTAGCTTCCATAGGGACAACTACAGGGCTTAATGGTTGTGCAGGATATTTTCCTGCTATGGCAGCGGTTTTTGTGGCTTTTGCAACGCATACTCCTATTGATTTTACTTTTGCTTTAATGATTGTTTTGGTGGCTGTGATAGGCTCTTTGGGTATAGCAGGAGTTCCGGGAAGTGCTACAATGGCAGCTTCTATTATGTTAGCAGGGATTGGCTTTGGGGATAATTTTGTTATGCTTAGTCTTATCCTAGCTATTGATCCTATTATTGATATGGCAAGAACAGCAAGCAATGTTTCAGGTGCGATGACCTCAGCACTTTGTACAGCAAAAAATTTAAAGCTTTTAGATAAAAAAGCTTATAATTCTTAAAATACTCATTTTTATAAATTTAAAACGAAGAGACTTTCATAAAGTCTCTTCAAAGGTTTAATTTGTTTTACTGACAACCTTCGCATTCTACGCTACGATCAGCAACGCTTACTTTTTCGCTATCAGGACTTTCGCTTCTTAGATAATAAGTTGATTTTAAACCAAGCTCATGTGCAAGTTGATAAATTTCATTGAGGTAGCCTCCGCTTGCCTTATCAAGAGACAAGAAGATATTTAAACTTTGTCCTTGATCAATCCATTTTCCACGAACAGCAGCAGCTTTAATGAGAACTCTTTGATCGATTTCATAAGCTGAGGTATAAAAATTCCAGTTATCAAGGGTTAAATTCGGCACAACAACAGGGATCATTCCACTTAAATTTTGCTCAAACCATTTGCGTTTATAAATAGGCTCTATTGTCTGTGTAGTACCTACAAGTATAGATATAGAAGAAGTTGGTGCTATAGCCATCAAATAGCCATTTCTCATACCATCTCGTTTAACCTTTTCACGAAGCCTATCCCAGTCGCACTCACTTTGTCCAAAAAGTCCGTCTCTTAAGGTAAGTGCCTTAGCCTTTTCATTGGCTACATCGATAGGAAAGATACCCTTGCTCCAATTTGAACCCTTAAAATCAGGATAAGAACCCTTTTCAAGTGCTAAATTTGAGCTTGCGTTAATCACTTCAAAACTGATATGCTCCATGATCTTGTCTATCTTTTCAAAGTGTTCTTCACTTCCCCAGTGAATATGAGCTTCAGCAAGCATTTGTGCTTCACCCATAACACCAAGCCCTATAGAACGAGATTTAAGATTTGTATTTTTAACTTTGACATGAGGATAGAAATTTAAATCAATCACATTATCAAGCATTCTTATAGCAGTTGGCACAACCCTTGCAATATCTTCTTTAGTGTTAATCTTACTTAAATTTATGCTTGCGAGGTTGCAAACTGCTGTTTTGCCGTCGTTTTTGTATTTTTCCACTATATAAACTTTTTTGCCATTTATACTATCTAGTGTACTGATTTTTTTTGCAAGTTTTTTATAGCCACCATCTATGGTAACTTCTTCATTTTCATCAAAATGAAGTTCGGTTTTATCATCGAAAAGAACTTTGATTTGATAATAATTTGGATCTGTATTTTGGAAAATTTCCGTGCATAAATTTGAACTTCTAATAATGCCCTTATGTGCATTTGGATTAGCTTTATTTGCATTATCTTTAAAGCATAAAAACGGAAGACCGGTTTCAAAATAGTTGAGTAAGATTTTTTTCCAAAGCTCTTTGGCTTCGACTATTTCTTTTGCAATATTTTCATTTCTTTCGTATTCTTCATATTTTTTTTCAAAGGCTTCTCCATAAAGCTCGCAAAGATCAGGAGTATCAGCAGGATCAAAAAGCGTCCATTTATCATTTTCTTTGACTCTTTTTATAAACAAGTCATTTACCCATAAGGCTGGAAAAAGCTCATGAGCCCTTCTTCTTTCCTCGCCTGAGTTTTTACGCAAATCAATAAAATCGCCTATATCCATATGCCAAGTTTCGATATAAACAGCGATCGCACCCTTTCTTGTGCCAAGTTGATCTACAGCCACAGCGATATCATTTGTGATCTTAAGAAAGGGGATAATACCACCAGCTGCGTTTTTGTGTCCGTCAATGCTTCCACCCATAGCACGCACCTTAGACCAGTCCCAGCCAATACCTCCACCAAATTTAGAAAGCAAAGCCATTTCTTTATAAGAATCAAAAATACCCTCTATGTTATCAGGAGTGCTACCGATATAGCATGATGAAAGCTGATGACGCGTAGTTCTTGCGTTTGAAAGTGTTGGAGTTGCTAGCATGACCTCAAATTTAGAAATGAGATCGTAAAATTTCTTTGCCCATTCTTGAGGATTAAATTCATTTTGAGCTAAAAACATTGCAATAGCCATAAACATTTGTTGAGGTAGTTCTATGGGTTCTGCTTTTGAATCTTTTATGAGATATCTATCATAAAGAGTTTTAATCCCAAGATAGGTAAATTGTAGGTCTCTTTCAGGTTTTATATAAGCGTTTAGATCATCAAGATCGTATTTTTCCTTAAGTCCAAGTAAAATTCTACCCTCTTTTTCACCTTTTTCAAAATAATCACGCAAATGATTATAGCGGTTCATTCCATTGACTTTTTTATAAAGATCAAATAAAAAAAGTCTAGCTGCTACAAAGCTCCAGTTTGGACAGTCAATGTCTATCTTATCAACAGCTGTTTTTATAAGGGTTTTTTGAATTTCGCTTGTAGAAATCCCATCTCGAAACTGAATTTTTGCATCAAGTTCTAACTCGCTCACATTAACGCCGTCTAAGCCCTTAACCGCATCTCCTGTGCATTTTTTAATCTTTGAAATATTAAGCTCTTCAATGCGTCCATTTCTTTTAATAACTTTCATCAATCTACCTTTTCAAAATTTATTTAAATACTCTCTCAAAAATCGCATCAATATTTTTGGTATAATAAGCATAATCAAAGCAAGCTCTAATGTCCTCCTCGCCTAAATTCTTTTTCAAATCCTCATCATTTAAAAGTGCGAGCAAAAATAGGCTTTCTCCTTGTTCATTTATAGCCTTTTTACCCTCGCCCAAATCCTGCCAAACCTTCATAGCATTGCGTTGAACGATCTTGTAAGCATCTTCGCGACTAATACCCTTTAAAGGAAGCTCCAAAAGCACACGCTGAGAAAAAACTAAACCCCCTGTGAGGTTAAGATTTTTTATCATATTTTCAGGATAAACAAGTAATTTTTCTATCAAATTTGTAAGACGCACAAGCATAAAATCGCTCGTTACAAAACTATCTGGCAAGATAAATCTTTCCACACTTGAATGGCTGATATCTCTTTCATGCCACAAAGCCACATTTTCCAAAGCTGGCGTTACAAAAGAGCGGATCATTCTGCAAAGTCCTGTTATGTTTTCGCTTAAAACAGGATTTCTTTTATGTGGCATGGCCGAGCTTCCTTTTTGTCCAGCCGAAAAATACTCCTCAGCCTCATAAACTTCGGTGCGTTGAAAATGCCTTATGAAAACGGCGATTTTCTCGCAGCTTGCAGCCATTACGCCAAGAGCTGAAATCACTTGTGCGTAGCGATCTCTTTGAATGATTTGATTTGAAATAGGAGCAGCTTTTAAGCCCAAATCCTTGCAAATTTCTTCTTCAAGCTCAAGTGGAGTGTGGGCGAAATTTCCCATTGCACCGCTGATTTTACCATAACTTATCACTTCCTTTGCATGCTCTAAAAGCTCTTTGGCATGTAAAAGCTCATCATACCAAATAGCCAAAACAAGCCCAAAGGTTATAGGCTCGCCATGAATTCCATGACTTCTGCCCACCATAAGGGTAAATTTATGCTCCAAAGCCCTTTTTTTGATAGCTTCGAGCAAATTTTGCAAATCTTGTAAGATAAGCTCCAAACTTTCTTTAACCTGCAAGGCAACAGCTGTGTCAATGCAATCAGAGCTTGTCATACCATAATGCAAAAACCTGCTTTCCTCGCCTAAATTCTCACTCACGCTTGTTAAAAAGGCTATGACATCGTGCTTTGTTGTTTTTTCGATCTCATCGATCCTTGCGATGTCAAATTTGGCATTTTTTAAAATTTTATTACAATCTTCCTTACTAATCAAACCTAGTTTATTCCATGCCTTAACAGCAGCTAGCTCTACCTTTAACCAAGCATTGTATTTTGCTTTTAAGTCCCATTTACTAGCCATTTCGTTTCTGCTGTATCGTTCGACCATAAATTCAAAACCTTTTTTAGTTATAATTTTAAAAAAAGAATTGAGATTTTATCTAAAAATTTCTAAAACAAGAGTTAAATTTGGCTTATAGAAAAATAAAATTGTCTCATATTGAAAATAATGGAAAAAAGGCTTTTCAAGTGCTTATGGAAAACTTAAAAATTTCTATAAATGAGGCTCAAAAACTGATCGATAAAAAAAGGCTTTTTTGCGAGGGACAAATCGTTAGCAAAAAAAATGAAATTTTACAAGGTTTGGTTGAGCTTATCGTTTATGAAAATGAGCCAAAAGGCGTTGAAATAGTCTTTGAAAATGATGAATTTGCCGTGCTTGAAAAACCAAGTGGGGTTTTGAGCCACCCTAATGGCAGGCATTGCAAATACAGCCTTTGTGATGAAATTTGGGCTTTGTGGGGGAAAAATGCTTGCATAGCACACAGGCTAGATAAAGAAACGAGTGGGCTTATTCTCGTTGCTAAAAATAAAAAAACTCAAATCATCTTAAAAGAAATGTTTGAAAAAAAGCAAATTCAAAAAGAATATCTAGCCCTTGCAAGTGGCAAGCTTCCTACTAAATTTGAGGTAGATCAAGCCCTTGAGCTTTCGAAAAATTACGATGATGTTAAAACAAGAATGCAAATTTGTAAGCAAGGTAAGGAAGCGATCACGGAATTTGAGACTATAGAGTTTTGGCAAGATTTTAACGCAAGCTTGGTGCTTTGTAAGCCACTTACAGGAAGACAGCACCAAATTCGCTTGCATTTGTTTCATGTGGGACATAAAATTTTGGGCGATCCTTTGTATGGACTAACAAAAGAGCAAATAGAAAGCATTTTAGATGAAAAATTAAGTCCTTTAGAACGCATAAAATTTACAGGAGCTTCAAGGCTTTGTTTGCATTCAAATCGTTTGAAATTTACATTTTTACAAAAAGAATTTGATTTTATCTCAAAGCATGATATGAAAGAGGAATTTTTAAAAAGTTTAATTTAATTTTTATCTTCATATATTTAACTCAATTTAAATTTAAAATTTTTGTTAAAAATGTCAGAATAAAAGCCTAATACATAGACTTATGAATTCTTTATTTTTTAATATATAAATTTTTAATTTTTGTGATTATTTTCCTTTTATAAAGGAATAAAATAGTAAAAATTTAAGAAATACTCTTGACTTTTTTTCATGCTTTATTATACAATCACACTTTTTAAGTTTAGCCTTAGGGCTAACGAGTTCTTTTAAAGGAAAATTTATGGAAAGGATAAGACTTAAGCTTAAGGCTTATGATCACAGAGTTTTAGATAGAACAGTAGCAGCCATAGTAGCAGCTGTGAAAAGAACTGGTGCTGATATAAGAGGACCTGTTCCTATGCCAACGAAGATTAAAAGATACACAGTATTAAAATCTCCTCATATCAACAAGGATTCAAGAGAGCAATTTGAAATGAGGATACACGCAAGGATGCTTGACATAGTCTCAGCCACTCCTGATACTGTTGATTCTTTAACCAAGCTTGATCTAGCTCCTGAGGTCAATGTAGAAGTAAGAGCTATGGGCAAATAAAGGAAAAAAGATGGAATATTTAGTTGAAAAAATCGGCATGAGCAGAACGGTTTCTAATCCAAGCATAGCCGTAAGCTTGCTTAAATTAATCAGTGCTAAGGTCTGCGAAGTAAAAGAGGGCAAGGGCTTAATCTCTTATGCTAGGGGCAAGAAAAAAAATAAGGCTATCTTGGGTCAGCAAAAAAAATACAAGCTCTCGGCTGAATTTAACCGCTTTGCTAGCTTAGAGGTTAAAAACACAGAAGCAGGCGATTTAGACGAAAGCCCCTTAAAAGAAGCAAAGATTCTAAAGGTAAGCTTTAATTCTAAGGGTAGGGGCTATAGCGGGGTCATTAAAAGACACGGCTTTTCAGGAGGTCCTGCAAGTCATGGCTCAAGATTTCACAGAAGACATGGCTCTATTGGAAATAGAGAGTGGCCAGGTAGGGTTCAGCCGGGTATGAAGATGGCAGGACATTATGGTAATGTTAAAATCACAGTTAAAAACGAGTTAATCTCCTTTGATGAGGAAAATAAGATCCTTGTTTTAAAGGGTGCTGTGCCAGGATATAATGGAAGCTTAGGTAAGATAAGGATAGTAAAATGAAGGCCTTGATTTTAAATGAAAATTATGAAAAAACAAGTGAAAATTTAGCCCTACCAGAAGCTTATGCTAAGATAAATCCTCACAATCTTTATTTATATGCTAAGGCTTATTTGGCTAGCATTAGAGCCAATACAGCTCATACTAAAAATAGAAGCGAGGTTAGCGGTGGGGGCAAAAAGCCTTGGAGACAAAAGGGTCGTGGTGGAGCTAGAGCAGGTTCTACTAGGACTAATGTCTGGGTAGGAGGAGGCGTAGCCTTTGGTCCTAGGAATACTAAAAACTATTTTCAAAAGATCAACAAAAAGCAAAAAAGGCTAGCCCTTGAAAGAGCCTTGGCTGATAAGGCAGATAAGGGGGCTTTACTCGTGGTTGAAAATTTTGAAATCCCAAGTGGCAAGAGCAAAGATGCTGCAAGTATAATTAAAAAGCTTGGCTTTAAAGATATACTTATAGTAAAATCCTTGCTTGATGAAAAGAGCTTTTTAGCATGCAGGAATTTAGTAAATTGTTATTTGGTTGATATAAGCGAGGTCAATGCTTACTTACTTGCTGTATATAATGCAGTGCTTATAGAAAAAAGTGCTTTTAAAAATTTAATAAAAGAGGCTTAAGATGGCAGATTTAACAGATATAAAAAGCATACTTTACACGGAAAAAAGCTTAAATTTACAAGAAAAAAATGTGGTTGTCATTCAAACTTCCACAAGGCTTGGCAAAAATGGGCTAAAAAGCTTGTTAAAAGAGTATTTTGGCATTTCTCCTTTAAAGATCAACTCAGTTAGAATGAGTGGCAAAGTAAAAAGATTTAGAGGAAAAATAGGCTCAAGGGCTGATTATAAGAAATTTTATGTCAAGCTACCTGAGGGCACAAGCTTAGAAAGCGTAGGAGCATAAGATGGCAATTAAAACTTATAAGGCATACACACCAAGTAGAAGATATATGAGTGGGCTAAGTAGTGAGGATATCACTGCAAAGCCAAGCGTAAGAAGCTTACTTAAAAAGCTTCCCTCTCACGCAGGACGCAATAGCTACGGACGCATAACCTCACGCCATAAGCAAGGCGGGGCGAAAAAACTTTACCGCATTATTGATTTTAAAAGGCGTAAATTTGGCATAGAAGGCAGGGTCGAAGCAATAGAATATGATCCTTATAGAAATTGCCGCATAGCCTTGATTGCTTATAAGGACGGAGAAAAAAGATACATACTTCAGCCAAAGGGTTTAAAGCTAGGTGACATAGTTTGTGCAGCTGAAAGCGGTCTTGATATAAAGCCAGCTAATGCGATGAAGCTTAAAAATATCCCTGTTGGAACCATAGTTCATAATGTTGAGCTAAAGCCGGGCAAGGGCGGACAAATGATTCGTTCAGCAGGAGCTTATGCCCAGCTTATGGGAAAAGAAGAAAAATATGTTATCTTAAGACTTGCAAGTGGGGAGATGAGGCAAATTTTAGCTGAGTGCATGGCTAGTATTGGCGAGGTTGGAAATGAGGAGTATTCAAATATCACTATAGGAAAGGCTGGACGCAACCGCCACAGAGGAATTCGCCCTCAAACAAGAGGTTCTGCTATGAACCCTGTTGATCACCCTCATGGTGGTGGAGAGGGTAAGAAAAACTCAGGTCGCCATCCTGTAACTCCTTGGGGCAAACCAACCAAGGGTGCAAAAACACGCCGCAAAAAGGCAAGCGATAAGCTTATAATTTCAAGAAGAAAAGGAAAATAAAATGGCTAGATCATTAAAAAAAGGTCCCTTTGTCGATGATCATGTGATGAAAAAGGTTCTAGCAGCCAAAAAGGCAAATGATAATAAGCCTATAAAGACTTGGTCAAGAAGAAGCACCATAATCCCTGATATGATAGGGCTTACCTTTAATGTACACAATGGAAAAAGCTTTATCCCTGTATATATCACTGAAAATCACATAGGCTATAAATTAGGAGAATTTGCTCCAACTCGCACTTTTAAGGGCCACAAAGGCTCAGTGCAAAAGAAAATTGGTAAGTAAGGAGGGGTAAAATGAGTAAGGCATTGATAAAACACATTAGACTATCTCCTACTAAGGCAAGATTAATAGCAAGGCAGGTGCAAGGAATGAATGCTGAGCTTGCAATGGCAAGTTTAAGCTTTATGCCAAATAAGGGTGCAAAATACATAGCAAATGCAATTTCTAGTGCGGTAGCAAATGGGGGCTTTGAAGCAAATGAGGTCATTGTTAGTTCTTGCCGTGTTGATGCTGGCTCTGTTTTAAAAAGATTTAGACCTCGTGCAAGAGGAAGTGCAAGTAGGATTAGAAAACCAACAGCTCATATCTTAGTAGAAGTAAGTAAAAACGAGGCTAAGGCTGAGACAAAAGTAGCAACTAAAGCACCAAAAAAAGCTTTGGCTAAAAAAACAGCCACTAAAGAAGCTAAAGCGAAAAAGGAAGAATAAATGGGACAAAAGGTAAATCCAATAGGCTTAAGGCTAGGAATAAATAGAAATTGGGAGTCAAGATGGTTTCCTACTAAGGCAAATTTGGTTGAAAATATTGGCGAAGACTATAAGATACGCGCTCTTTTGAAAAGAAAGCTTTATTATGCAGGTATTTCTCAAATTCTTATAGAAAGAACAGCAAAGAAGCTTCGTGTAACTGTTGTTGCTGCAAGACCGGGGATCATCATCGGTAAAAAAGGAAGCGATGTTGATGTGCTAAGAAAAGAGTTGCAAGATCTTATCGGTAAAGATGTGGGTATAAATATCAAAGAAGAACGAAAAGCAGGAGCTTCAGCTCAGCTTGCAGCTGAAAGTGTAGCTACTCAATTAGAGCGAAGAATAGCTTTTAGAAGAGCCATGAAAAAAGTGATTCAAGCTGCTCAAAAAGCCGGTGCTAAGGGTATAAAAGTTTGTGTTTCAGGTCGTTTAGGTGGGGCTGAAATGGCTAGGACTGAGTGGTATTTAGAAGGTCGTGTGCCTTTGCATACTCTAAGAGCTAAGATTGATTATGGCTTTGCTGAAGCAAGAACAACTTATGGAAATATAGGCGTTAAGGTTTGGATCTTCAAAGGAGAAATCTTGCAAAAGGGTGTTCAAGCTGAAAAAAGTGAAGAAGTAGCCGAGAAAAAGCCAAGACGCACGAGAAGGAGTAAATAATGTTACTACCAAA
This window contains:
- a CDS encoding ribonucleoside-diphosphate reductase subunit alpha gives rise to the protein MKVIKRNGRIEELNISKIKKCTGDAVKGLDGVNVSELELDAKIQFRDGISTSEIQKTLIKTAVDKIDIDCPNWSFVAARLFLFDLYKKVNGMNRYNHLRDYFEKGEKEGRILLGLKEKYDLDDLNAYIKPERDLQFTYLGIKTLYDRYLIKDSKAEPIELPQQMFMAIAMFLAQNEFNPQEWAKKFYDLISKFEVMLATPTLSNARTTRHQLSSCYIGSTPDNIEGIFDSYKEMALLSKFGGGIGWDWSKVRAMGGSIDGHKNAAGGIIPFLKITNDIAVAVDQLGTRKGAIAVYIETWHMDIGDFIDLRKNSGEERRRAHELFPALWVNDLFIKRVKENDKWTLFDPADTPDLCELYGEAFEKKYEEYERNENIAKEIVEAKELWKKILLNYFETGLPFLCFKDNANKANPNAHKGIIRSSNLCTEIFQNTDPNYYQIKVLFDDKTELHFDENEEVTIDGGYKKLAKKISTLDSINGKKVYIVEKYKNDGKTAVCNLASINLSKINTKEDIARVVPTAIRMLDNVIDLNFYPHVKVKNTNLKSRSIGLGVMGEAQMLAEAHIHWGSEEHFEKIDKIMEHISFEVINASSNLALEKGSYPDFKGSNWSKGIFPIDVANEKAKALTLRDGLFGQSECDWDRLREKVKRDGMRNGYLMAIAPTSSISILVGTTQTIEPIYKRKWFEQNLSGMIPVVVPNLTLDNWNFYTSAYEIDQRVLIKAAAVRGKWIDQGQSLNIFLSLDKASGGYLNEIYQLAHELGLKSTYYLRSESPDSEKVSVADRSVECEGCQ
- a CDS encoding cation:dicarboxylate symporter family transporter, with protein sequence MNKDFFQHFLMLSQFESIVILVILFAIFYVLKKMGDFKVGFSFRMLFALVVGLVFGFVLQYIAINNIGVLWYDEAKHWFGFFSSVFVAFIKMLVIPLISVCIVKVIIEIDKNIKISSLLGVGLFWILFSTAIAAILGVILAYSFNLGESFAIQEGTRQIREIQTFSSIILGLIPSNIIQATNKENVIAIVIFAFFVGICAKRISKKEEYEGAFKSFEGFVFSFYGLMMSMTALVIKFMPYAVVCMMANVLLRNGFEAIRTAGLFIILTYVAMFIMFGVHFLLLASQGLNPMKYMKKAFPVWLFAFSSRSSLGTLPMTISTLQNKLGVSSAVANFVASIGTTTGLNGCAGYFPAMAAVFVAFATHTPIDFTFALMIVLVAVIGSLGIAGVPGSATMAASIMLAGIGFGDNFVMLSLILAIDPIIDMARTASNVSGAMTSALCTAKNLKLLDKKAYNS
- a CDS encoding OPT family oligopeptide transporter, whose protein sequence is MNKQIKELTFRGMFLGAILTLIFTASNVYLGLKVGLTFSSSIPAVVIAVAVFSLFKSSNILENNMVQTQVSAAGTLSAVIFVLPGLFIVGYWNDFNLWQTFMLCFCGGVLGVLFTIPLRKAMVVESKLAYPEGIAAAEILKAVDKEKDMEKGSRAGLKEISLGALIAGLVSLCSNGFKLLVGESAVAFMASKMAFCFSMGYSLALLGAGYLIGLLASVALFIGIFLAWGILVPYFSAQSVFTDGSLSDFAFGIWKDKVRLIGTGIIATAALWTLFELSKSVFEGLKATFKRVNLSEEQTNDLKNKDLSFKTIVIFFVLMVLGLFVSFYSFVNEMELSFGLCLLFSSVGVLIAVLIGFFVAATCGYMAGLVGSSSSPISGIGIIGVIVSSFVVLLLIVSANLSNDPLMIKFAIALAIFITSAILATAAISNDNLQDLKTGYLVGASPFRQQIALIVGCFFGALAIAPVLELLYQAYGFVGSLPREGMDASAALAAPQANLMATLSQGIFNDDIDYTLIGFGVLLGIIIILLDKILRKLSKLALPPLAVGIGVYLPPAVSIPIVIGGLVAFLLRKKLQTQFKDKESIERKENKGILFASGLIVGESLVGVVIAIITVFSISNGGSENPLALSFLDAQFLNSELLSLVIFLGVVFYFIKRVLKRDKI
- a CDS encoding undecaprenyl-diphosphate phosphatase, which produces MDLIFAFILGVVEGLTEFLPVSSTGHMILTTSILNLELTDFWQSFLIIIQLGSILAVIFIFYKRLFAGFEIWYKLAVGFFPTGVIGFFLSNFIDQLFNAYIVAFMLILGGIVFILIENNHKDKAYKINSLDEVEFKQAFMIGIIQSLAMIPGTSRSGASIVGGLLLGLNRKVAAEFSFLLAIPTMIIATSYNIYENPSFLSNPNSLIPLAVGFITAFIVAVFVIKFFLQFISKFNFIPFGIYRICLGLLFLGLFMTGILDAAGEFNF